TTTTAATATAGAGAACAAAGAGACCaaacaaaccaaaaatatataaaaccctatatatatatatataatatttaaatcctGCTTTCCTCCTCCAAGTTCACTTCCTTAAAcctggaaaaaaaattcaaataatttttacatattatttaatatcatcataaaaaaatcttttgaaaatttaaatctcTGTATTAGGAATAATCTGTCTTAATGAAAACATGCACACACCAAATAGTAATAAGCACCATGGTGCAGTGGGTGAAGGGTAATGCCTCTCTTATCGGTAGGAACAGGATTGCCGGAAGAGTGGATAAGCACGGCTTCATCTCCAAAGGCTTGGTGCACGTTGAAGGGTCCCATCACAACCTCAAATTCAACACCATTAATGAACACTGTACATTTTGCCCTATCTCCTGCAACCTCACCAACACCTGAGACACCGAATCATCTCTTATATGCAAATCGAAAAACATCATCACTTGcaactaattaattagataaGCCAATGAACAGTGCAACACTCAGATCCCTAATTACCATAATAGCCCCCTACGTatcctttattaaaaaaaaaaatggttgatGACATAAGAATTTGATGTGATGGATATTTCTGTAACTTACCACACAACCAAATTTACagcttaaattttcttttaatatatgtCTTTAATTTAGTGTGTTCAATCCAATCTATTTGAACAATAGTGGTTAGATACTTTGATTtcctcaattttataaaaatgattaattatttcttttcaaacatATATTACCTTGAAGTTGAGTGATGGGACATGGAACGGTTGAGATTGAAGgagcaatggttgtggttggaGGAGTTGAAGTGAGAGGGAAACTAAGTTGTGGATGCGTTATCTTCAATGCCTTGTCTTcatcttggtctttctttgaCAAGGTTCCATAATTCATGATTTCATTAAGCAAAAGACTAGTGCAAGGCCCAACATTTTGTTGACACTGAAGTTGAGATTGCATCATATTGCTCGAGAATTGAGGGACAGAAAACCCAAGTGTTGTTATGGTATTTTTATCCACTACACCTTGCACATTATTGTTGTGCATGGTAAAGGAAAAAGGCTCAGTAGCTTGTGGTAGCAAATTGTTGTCAATGTGGTTATGAGGCTGAAAATAAGTCTGATTCACAGAAGCAGCGGGAGAATTAGGCACTGCAACATCATTGACATTTGAGAAGCCAAAGGAGAATCCAATAGGGTATGCTAATTCCTTTGAAGATGATTTGTCAGATGAAGAGGATGAGGAAGAAGGTGGTGTGGtctgagagagagaagaagcaTCAaccttctgttgttgttgtgctTCTGCATTATGGTTTTGGTTCATCGAGTTTTGGAAGTGGCGGAGCTTGTGCTTGCTCCTGGACTTACGGTTCTGGAACCAGTAGAAGACATTGGCATCACCCACTTGGCCATACTCTTGCAACTGCACCCGTATCTTCCTTATCTCATCCCTTGGGGGATTCACCATCCCAGAATTGAAGATGGCTTCCAGAATGCGGATTTGCTCCGGTTTTGGGTTCCATCTTGGCTTTGGTTCTGGAGTTCTCTCTTCACCTCCTGCAGTTACAAAGGATACAAAAAAAGAGTACCTAAATTTCATGtatgaattgaaaaatattaatcaataacatgtatatattttttttatctgtaaaaaACAAAGATAGACATCATGACTTT
This region of Glycine max cultivar Williams 82 chromosome 7, Glycine_max_v4.0, whole genome shotgun sequence genomic DNA includes:
- the LOC100777643 gene encoding WUSCHEL-related homeobox 9 isoform X1; this encodes MSSSNRHWPNMFKSKPCNNPHNQWQHDINSSIVSTGGYQRSPYASGGEERTPEPKPRWNPKPEQIRILEAIFNSGMVNPPRDEIRKIRVQLQEYGQVGDANVFYWFQNRKSRSKHKLRHFQNSMNQNHNAEAQQQQKVDASSLSQTTPPSSSSSSSDKSSSKELAYPIGFSFGFSNVNDVAVPNSPAASVNQTYFQPHNHIDNNLLPQATEPFSFTMHNNNVQGVVDKNTITTLGFSVPQFSSNMMQSQLQCQQNVGPCTSLLLNEIMNYGTLSKKDQDEDKALKITHPQLSFPLTSTPPTTTIAPSISTVPCPITQLQGVGEVAGDRAKCTVFINGVEFEVVMGPFNVHQAFGDEAVLIHSSGNPVPTDKRGITLHPLHHGAYYYLVCACFH
- the LOC100777643 gene encoding WUSCHEL-related homeobox 9 isoform X2, encoding MSSSNRHWPNMFKSKPCNNPHNQWQHDINSSIVSTGGYQRSPYASGGEERTPEPKPRWNPKPEQIRILEAIFNSGMVNPPRDEIRKIRVQLQEYGQVGDANVFYWFQNRKSRSKHKLRHFQNSMNQNHNAEAQQQQKVDASSLSQTTPPSSSSSSSDKSSSKELAYPIGFSFGFSNVNDVAVPNSPAASVNQTYFQPHNHIDNNLLPQATEPFSFTMHNNNVQGVVDKNTITTLGFSVPQFSSNMMQSQLQCQQNVGPCTSLLLNEIMNYGTLSKKDQDEDKALKITHPQLSFPLTSTPPTTTIAPSISTVPCPITQLQGVGEVAGDRAKCTVFINGVEFEVVMGPFNVHQAFGDEAVLIHSSGNPVPTDKRGITLHPLHHGAYYYLV